A single genomic interval of Zingiber officinale cultivar Zhangliang chromosome 4A, Zo_v1.1, whole genome shotgun sequence harbors:
- the LOC121971874 gene encoding mitogen-activated protein kinase kinase 9-like has product MAAVGNRRLPQLHLTLELPETAAAVDCGVRFALPPLPAAAAALCSSSSSSSLAPSTELRVSDFEKIRVLGHGNGGTVHRVRHRRSAAVYALKVVRADPLLRRQAYREIDILRRASDCNHVVRLHSVITTPSGDVSFLLEHMDGGSLDALLRRRGSRPFPESALASIARQALLGLAELHSRQIVHRDIKPANLLINSVGVVKIADFGVGKVLRRSLDPCDSYVGTCAYMSPERFDPASHGGDYDPYAADVWSLGLAVLELHRGHFPLLPEGAQPDWAALMVAICLGGAIGTVAEGAASGEFREFIECCLQKESGKRWSVADLLGHPFVARADGAESERALRELVRENSVES; this is encoded by the coding sequence ATGGCAGCCGTCGGCAATCGAAGGCTTCCCCAGCTTCATCTCACCCTCGAACTTCCGGAAACAGCCGCCGCCGTTGACTGTGGCGTCCGCTTcgctcttcctcctcttccggcGGCAGCGGCGGCActgtgctcttcttcctcttcctcctcgttGGCCCCGTCGACTGAGCTGCGGGTCTCGGACTTCGAGAAGATTCGGGTGCTCGGCCACGGCAACGGGGGCACCGTTCACAGGGTCCGTCACCGCCGCAGTGCCGCCGTGTACGCGCTCAAGGTTGTCCGCGCAGATCCGTTGCTCCGGCGTCAGGCGTACCGCGAGATCGACATCCTACGCCGCGCTTCGGACTGTAACCACGTGGTTCGTTTGCACTCCGTCATCACCACCCCATCCGGTGATGTTTCTTTCCTCCTCGAGCACATGGACGGCGGATCCCTCGACGCCCTGCTCCGCCGACGGGGGAGCCGCCCCTTTCCGGAGTCCGCGCTCGCCTCCATCGCACGCCAGGCCCTCCTAGGCCTCGCGGAACTCCACTCCCGCCAGATCGTGCACCGCGACATCAAACCCGCCAATCTCCTCATCAACTCCGTCGGCGTGGTCAAGATCGCCGATTTCGGGGTTGGCAAGGTGCTGCGGCGGTCGCTCGACCCCTGCGACTCCTACGTGGGCACCTGCGCCTACATGAGCCCGGAGCGGTTCGATCCGGCGTCGCACGGCGGGGACTACGACCCGTACGCGGCTGACGTGTGGAGCCTCGGGCTGGCGGTGCTGGAACTGCACCGCGGTCACTTTCCGCTGCTACCGGAGGGGGCGCAGCCTGACTGGGCGGCGCTGATGGTGGCGATCTGCTTAGGAGGGGCGATCGGGACGGTAGCGGAGGGTGCCGCCTCGGGCGAGTTCCGGGAATTCATCGAGTGCTGCCTGCAGAAGGAGAGCGGGAAGCGGTGGTCGGTCGCGGATCTTCTGGGGCACCCGTTCGTCGCCCGGGCGGATGGCGCCGAGTCGGAGCGGGCGCTTCGTGAGCTAGTGCGGGAGAACTCGGTCGAGTCGTAA